The Macrobrachium rosenbergii isolate ZJJX-2024 chromosome 14, ASM4041242v1, whole genome shotgun sequence sequence ATTTGGGAACTAGGCCTATACCTAAGCATTAAAGGAAAACAGAGATGAGGGAGAATTCCACTGGGCTACCTGTCAACAATGGATTGCAAACTGTCATCGCAGAGTAGTGGGATATCTCTAGGCGACATCAGCATCGGCAACATTTCTGACACCGAACTAGAAGATGAGGAAACTGTCCTTGGTTCAAATGGATCTAAAAAATCTTATAATGCAGCAAAACCATTGCATTCTCAAGAGCCTCACAGTGGCGCACCTAAAAATGTGCAGGGAAGACAGCAAAATTTTGGTGGTTTTGCCTCCTCGGCAATTTCTAAAAATGGAAAGCCTCTGCCTATTGGCCGTGCAGTGTTCGAATACCAGGTACCTGGATATGATAGAAATCTTACCAAGAACAATCAGCAGATGCCTCTTGGGGACGTGAAATATGCTCTCCAAGAAAACCATGATCTACTCCATGATCATTCCCTTTTGAAAGAACTACTGCAGTCGATTGATAGAAAGTTAACCTCAACCTCAGAGAGTGCACAGAGCTCAACACTTTGCAGATCGAGAAGCCCTCTTATGTCTTATGCTCCCCCAAACAGAGATCCAGGTCCAGGATTAGTGCTGGATCGGGAACCAGTGCCGCAACAGGTGTTTACACCAAAAGGTCATCTGTATAGTTCATCAGATCCCCTTTCAAATGAAGGATCTCATCAGTTACCTGCAGatttaaaaatactaaacaaGAGTGTAACATTCAACACTGCAGAATCAAATAGCAGGACTCCAGAGAGCTGTAACTTGACATCGTCAGGATCAAGTGAATTATTGCAGTAAGTGGATCTTATATTAGTAATTGCAGATGCTCTATTATTCTCTATTGCTACgaaatgttgataaaataaatgtgaaattataaaGTTTTTCTGATGCTATATGTTGATTGtatgaaatgtaatattaaattaagttttttttagatttgaaaTGCCCACTTTAATTTCAGGCAGTTGTCAAGTCTTCGCTGGAGGCTAATGGGATGGGAAGATGTAGGAGTGGACCCTCCCACTGATCAAAGCAGTGCGTTGGCATTTTGCCAAAAATTACTCCATATGCTTCAAGTGgcacaagaagagaaaatggtaagactgctttcagtccttttttttatttttgaaaagtttttgaatAGTATCCTGTACATGCATTTGAAAATCACTAGGGTGACAACAAAGGTGGCAGACCTGGGCCAACTGTGAATTTAGGCAGAAGGTATAAGATAGAACTCCTTGAGGAGAGCAGTTCACATGTCTAACACCTTTACATTGCAGGGAAACCCTGATTTAAATTGAAAAAGTTTCATGATTATGATACCGCTAGTAGCAGCTGTTTTATCTCAAGCCTCTTTAATACAGTCATGCGCTAATGTAAAAGAACGATTTAGAACTATTCATTGTTTGTATTTGAAAATACTGTTCTCTTGAAGCCTCTCTGTGACTGTTCATGAGTTTGAGAATTGAACTCCTCAAATGTAACAGAAACTTGAGTTCACTATAAATGTGTGTATTCTTTTACAGCTTAATGATGAAGAGCATGTCCGTATGGAAAGGAAGCTGAAGAAGAGTAGTGAGGAAGCAGCTGTAATGGGCCGCCTGATTGAAAAGTTTGAGGCTCGCTTACGAGAGGCAGATGCTCAGCTAGCTGAAATTCAGCAAGAATGGATCTCTGCTCATGCGGCCAACCAAAATGAGGTGACGAGGCTACGGCAAGAATTTGATGAGTTGAAAAAGGTCAGTTTTTAGGTAACAGTTGTTGTATAATTATGGTTATTAGTAAATTTATTGCACAGCAAATCTATCTTGGCATATTGTCAGTGACCGCCTTCAAGGAAAGAATCTGTGATCTTTACTGAAAccaaatttttcaacaaaaattaatcaaaatcttGTTGGAAGGGGATGTGTGCAGtcatgagtaatttttaattgttgaCTTCTTTAAGTTTGAAGAAATgttgtttcttcctcttctttgtttaACCTGACCACCGAACCCATGTGAATGAAGGGACAAAATTAAGACATGGTAAAATTTAGGAAGTTGAAAAGCTAAGTAAGAAGAAACTGAAGGTAAAGAATGAATGCATTTATAAAAAAGATATTGAACATTACTGTTTGTGTTCTAGTATGAGGCATTATTGCTTTTCAGGAGAAAGAGTCACTGGCAGAAGACGTAATGAAGAAGGAAGAGATTATTTTGAGTTACCAGAAATTGGACAAGGATTATGAGAAAGTGAAGGTGAGGAGAGTTGCTTTTAAGAGCATTCCTTAGTCGCACTTTGAGTTTTGGTATTTTGTTGCTGTGTATGTACCTACAACTGCTATTCAGTTGGCAAGTCAGGAATAGCATATTTTAATAGGAAGCAGTTCCAGGCATCCTCACAAAATAGGTTTATCAGCTCTCATTGCAAAGCCATTTGACTCTTCATGTATGTTGTCGCTACTATGTTTgggaataaaattttttctaatatcaTCTTTGCATGGACTTGTGAATTTACATATCCAGGAACATCATATTGTATGAGAAAATTTACCAAAATCTGTGAGTCTCCACCATAATGATTATAGGCAGAATGTCACAGGTGGCATTATCAATGCCTAATGAATAATGTATTGTTCCACCGAGGTAGTTTGGGATTGCATTTCCCAAGAAATTGATATTCTTAGTTCAGATACTTCCAGCTCCAAGCACATGTAATTTTTCTGAAAGCACACTTATGCCTGGGTTCAACTTCTAGGTCCAGATATTTATAGCAGTACTTTTTAGATCATAAATTTGAAGGAAActgtttgggattttttttttatattagaaaggAATGTAGCATCTTGATAGTGTGTTTGTGGTTAGAAATATCAAAATTTGTATTAAGAGCCTTTGGTTTGATTCTTAAAATCcatttaaattttaacattttgttaacatacttttgtCTGTATCATGCTGCATTTTGCAAAACTTTACCTTTGTCATATGAACACTTTTATCGTCTCATATTCCCGAGAAGAAATCTTGAAAATGCTGCTTGATACCAAATgggaaataatattcaaaatgtcaCTGCAGATTTCTTTGGAAGAGTCTGTGGTGCAAGTTGGTGCTAGCAGGAGACAAGCAGAGGAAATGGCCGAAGAGAATTTCCGTCTCACcagaaaactggaagaaaagCAAAAGTATCTCCAGGAAGTTGAAGAAGTAGgaagtttgttattattttagtaatatgtttctgtatgtatagtattagtattaataatagtaataatgaaactTTATACATTGGTGAAAGGTGAGGGACTGAATTAACTGATTGATATGAGAGAAAGTTAGTTAAAAGATAAGTAAGAATTTATCAGTTTGGTTAGACATTCTGCATTGCCTGCTTATAGCCCTTCTCTCTTCATTTGATCTGTTTATTAGTAAACTTGGGGTAAGGTGTTCTTGGACTTTTTATCTGTTATTACAATCTGTTTAATTACACTTGATTCTTCTTCTTGAGTTATTTCTTCATCAGATTATGCTTATGTATACATTCATTTGTTGAAAGTATGTCCTTAGGattttacagtactgtagttgATAAGAATACCGTtgaaacttgattttattgctctttgtattttattttgtgtgttgtttcatcatgatttttatgcttagataagtttttatgctttaatagatttatgctttaaaaattattaattgtgCTATGGAGATTTTATTCCCACTTTTCATATTCCATATGtaacaaaatgtgaaaataataattttgcatttatgcCTCTTAATTTTTAGATGCcatacatttcaaaattttaataacatttttctgTGTCTGTTACTTATAAGTGATGAAACTGATATTTAGAGACTATAAGTccagatataaaaattatacaaagtgTTCATGCGAGTTATAAGAACAGTGATTAATTTTTCCAGGTCACACTTGGCAACTTGAAGTATGACCTAGAAAAGGCAAATCATAAACTTACCACTTTGGAGACGTCCAATGAGAAATTAACAAGGACCAACACGTCCATTGCAAGTGATCTTCGGATATTGCGTGACCAGCGTCAGACTCTCATGGAGAAGCTGGTTGAAATGAAAGAATTGAAAGAGGCAGTAATTAAAGAAAAGGTATGTAGTTTGCAGTTATGCTTTACAATGTTGGAGACTCAGTTTTCATTGTAATTGTTTGATAAAGAAGGATGAGACAAAATGTCCTAtggggggatagtgccatcagcgaacctcacacagtgcactgtaggaattacttgtGGTTCTCTGCAGTttcccttcagcccttagctgcaacccttttcattccttttactctacctccattcttattttttcttccgtcttactttccaccctctcctaacaattgtttcatagggcagctgcaaggtttttctcctattacacctttaaaacctttttactctcaatttccttttctgcacagaatgacctcataggtcccagctcttgtcCTTTGGCCCAAATTATATATTCCAGTCCTATTCCAATAAGGTAGAATAGGATTGAAGAGAGTTAAAGGCAAAAcctttgcattattttttgtacAATTACTTGTTTTTAGATGATACAATTCAGTTACATTGAACATGTTTCCAGTAGAGTAAGTACCAGAAATAAGTTAACTACTACTGCAGAAATATGGGcagttttaatgtatttatgttaGAGTAAGTACCAGAAATGACTGAACTACTACTGCAGAAATAATGTCACTGACAGGAAATCCTAGATTTTGAAACAGTTGACCATAGAATGCTAAGAATCCTGGAACAAAATGTATTTGgcactgtatgtatatttgttacgAATGAAGAAGTGGATGAGAGGTAAGTTGCTCATTGGTTGGGAGAACTGACTTGTGATTTCAAAGATGTAATGAAGGGGTGAGGAACAATTAATCAGAAAGCAGTAGATAAGAAATCAGTATGACAAGGAATAGTAGGAAGTTCCGGGAAGACAAGGAGAATAAAGGCATAAATGAAGACGAAGATCAAATGGGAATTCAAGATGATGCCAAAACATTGACGAACACTGTTGGGCAGTTAGCAAATATTgccaataattt is a genomic window containing:
- the LOC136845858 gene encoding golgin subfamily A member 4-like is translated as MDCKLSSQSSGISLGDISIGNISDTELEDEETVLGSNGSKKSYNAAKPLHSQEPHSGAPKNVQGRQQNFGGFASSAISKNGKPLPIGRAVFEYQVPGYDRNLTKNNQQMPLGDVKYALQENHDLLHDHSLLKELLQSIDRKLTSTSESAQSSTLCRSRSPLMSYAPPNRDPGPGLVLDREPVPQQVFTPKGHLYSSSDPLSNEGSHQLPADLKILNKSVTFNTAESNSRTPESCNLTSSGSSELLQQLSSLRWRLMGWEDVGVDPPTDQSSALAFCQKLLHMLQVAQEEKMLNDEEHVRMERKLKKSSEEAAVMGRLIEKFEARLREADAQLAEIQQEWISAHAANQNEVTRLRQEFDELKKEKESLAEDVMKKEEIILSYQKLDKDYEKVKISLEESVVQVGASRRQAEEMAEENFRLTRKLEEKQKYLQEVEEVTLGNLKYDLEKANHKLTTLETSNEKLTRTNTSIASDLRILRDQRQTLMEKLVEMKELKEAVIKEKQSLEEQVKTLTSKMSSTKTELHNFYQSQVEELVSKKTKALQEQLMSLEVTLRDNLNEHLEAQRETHCLALDRMQKGHNKEVQDLCDAHNARVTSLQQQIQQLQEENHDLKMKHQNVIAAVSSIVTSQGEPQNSLTQMLEFPKMASSTPINNSPPVSPQSNRLMKGRPMARCGSRPTSGKRGQSTTKVPSLGYIGSSSSDSDASVFQDGSITVRNVADRLQSNFSISNKKQEINCKNIKPVSSPSRINTGEYENRCRPGTQKKHDATEKEQSVGTRELVESKDPIVSSHKTGSFLGIDMPLPALGKIYRASEILQSDEAANAEFPNLHLPVDFEIGRFIQALPESIRSSAKTSESDVPTHDTSFDQDPANVTLRKLNQVSTILSQYVNEAPSS